A stretch of the Sulfolobus acidocaldarius SUSAZ genome encodes the following:
- a CDS encoding tRNA sulfurtransferase, producing the protein MPLIALTPSGEIAIKSSRSRRRFERILIKNIGKVIRVKSYKVDQGIIILNTDDDYSKLSKVFGISKYFEVYEFSFSSIQDIVNFVKDRFSQTIKGKKFAVKVKRVGNHSFNSMDVTREIGNALYPYSLGVDLENPDVKINLILRQDYGYVYTVENDGPRGFPVGSTGKTVVLFSGGFDSPVATWMLMKRGVRPILLNFELGGKVQRDLVLKEVDVLKQWSSNNVINVYFINGLDITSKLVTAEPSLRILLLKRIMYNTARVLANKLRAYSITTGESLSQVSSQTMINLYVTEYDIHLPVFRPLIGFDKEEIIHMSRKIGTFEYSSKLPEYCIISTKSIVKSQLNKVLEEERKIEINYEELIKRADLVRI; encoded by the coding sequence ATGCCACTCATAGCGCTTACTCCGTCTGGAGAAATTGCTATAAAGTCATCTCGCTCCAGAAGGAGATTCGAGAGAATATTAATAAAAAACATTGGGAAAGTTATCAGAGTTAAATCATATAAAGTGGATCAAGGCATAATAATTTTAAATACAGATGACGACTACTCTAAATTATCTAAAGTCTTCGGAATATCTAAATATTTTGAAGTTTATGAATTTAGTTTTTCCTCGATTCAAGACATAGTGAACTTCGTAAAGGACAGGTTTAGTCAGACAATTAAAGGAAAAAAATTCGCTGTGAAAGTTAAGCGAGTTGGCAACCACAGCTTTAACAGTATGGATGTAACCAGAGAAATTGGCAATGCTCTGTACCCTTATAGTCTAGGAGTAGACCTAGAAAATCCCGATGTTAAGATTAACCTAATATTAAGACAAGATTATGGTTACGTCTACACGGTTGAAAATGATGGACCTAGGGGATTTCCAGTAGGCTCAACAGGAAAAACAGTTGTCCTATTTAGTGGTGGCTTCGATTCCCCCGTAGCCACATGGATGCTTATGAAAAGAGGAGTTAGACCAATATTACTTAACTTTGAATTAGGTGGAAAAGTTCAAAGAGATTTAGTTCTAAAGGAGGTTGACGTTCTAAAGCAGTGGAGTAGTAATAACGTCATAAATGTATACTTCATTAACGGACTAGACATCACGTCAAAACTGGTAACTGCAGAGCCTAGTTTAAGGATATTACTCCTGAAAAGAATAATGTATAATACGGCAAGAGTTTTGGCTAACAAGTTAAGGGCTTACTCCATAACTACAGGTGAATCTCTGTCACAAGTCTCCTCTCAGACAATGATTAACCTATATGTAACGGAGTACGATATACATCTACCTGTCTTCAGACCCTTAATAGGATTCGATAAAGAAGAAATAATCCATATGTCCCGTAAAATAGGCACCTTCGAATACTCCTCAAAATTACCTGAGTATTGTATAATCTCAACTAAATCTATCGTAAAGTCCCAGTTAAATAAGGTACTAGAAGAAGAGAGAAAAATTGAGATAAATTATGAGGAACTTATAAAGAGAGCAGATTTAGTTAGGATTTAA